A stretch of Arctopsyche grandis isolate Sample6627 chromosome 9, ASM5162203v2, whole genome shotgun sequence DNA encodes these proteins:
- the Dp1 gene encoding satellite-binding protein 1 Dp1, which translates to MAMMQDVSEETMENLRSEQLDAKETSDEPQPQVFSYNDLFPALPKSTHKKATPDTNNDKMRVGSNIMTQVFLVPYSERKQDHSDKFGEEESIRTCQAITRDTDARIEISGSRDQSLTFVVTGKKAAIMDARRKILSHFQKSSKQITIPKEYHRWVLGKQGSRLKELEQTTGTKINVPGIDQNSDIISITGTKEGVEKAEYEIRRCSEEQSRKAVERISVPKMYHPFILGAYNETVNAITEETGARVNIPPQSVKKDEISIDGDKEGVALAKAKIEAIYKDMEKKCNFVSVEVPKSQHKYVIGPKGSTIQEILKETGVSVEMPPPSSEIGTINLRGPYDKLGLALTKVCAKANSVCSTNVPAPAWINKYIIGKKGAKIKKITQDFPKIHLDFPEGEDNIQIEGPPEEVEKVKVELDALVKNLQETLTFAELNVNQKYSKHIIGKAGANVNRLKDEHGVIINIGDNNNIRIEGTHEAVEAVQRELKEMVSKLENEREKDVIIDHRYFKSLIGTKGENIKEIREKFNNQVQIMVPNLSEKRDIVKLRGPSDDVDQCYKYLLKIVKDLTESAYVQEVPIFKQFHKFVIGKGGGNIRKIRDETQTKIDLPAEGDLNEFITITGKRENVEEAIKRIQTINNELAKVVTEEVVIPPKFYNSLIGTGGKLIHSIKEECGGVSIKFPPPESKSDKVQIRGPAEEVERAKQQLLELASEKQLSSYSCEVRANPQHHRFLIGKSGANIKKLREQTGARIVFPSEQDTDREAITIIGRQEAVEAARIKLEASIRDINNIVERDTEVDTKHHRYFVARRGEVLNRISDDCGGVQISFPRQGVQSNKVVLKGPKDCIDAAIQRIADVVADLEAQVTVECVIAQKYHRNVMGSKGSKVQGIAAEHDVQIKFPDRDTSERQRLPNGDAQLNGGIEAEAPEVEQQDDTPNPSDIIRIHGKLENCNAARQALLDQVPITIDVNVPYELYNCILGQKRRDVRELMNQYDVFISPSPPDQKSDVVKISGTPANVENAKKAIEERCLRSFEVKLTVDPEYHPKVIGRGGSIITKIRSDHNVQINLPKKGDPDENIITIHGLEQDAIAARDDIMKIVSDLTNMTKVEVKIDARVHSRLIGVRGRNIRKIVEQFKVDIRFPRGTDEPDLVTIIGSDEDKITDVKEHLLLLEQEYLQDISEAEMYKPKSTTENVESNKKEESPGFVVTGAYWEQSAPDTASTQEFPSIRSNTEQPQGQTSAWVQAPASVPAWGLNR; encoded by the exons ATGGCAATGATGCAAGACGTCTCCGAAGAGACTATGGAGAACCTTCGATCCGAGCAGCTCGACGCGAAAGAGACCAGCGACGAGCCCCAACCTCAAGTCTTCTCCTACAATGATTTGTTCCCCGCTTTACCCAAGTCAACGCATAAGAAAGCCACGCCTGATACTAACAATGATAAAATGCGAGTCGGCTCCAACATCATGACGCAG GTTTTCTTGGTTCCGTATTCCGAACGCAAGCAGGATCATTCGGACAAGTTCGGCGAAGAGGAGTCGATCAGGACCTGTCAGGCTATCACCAGGGACACGGACGCTCGCATTGAAATATCAGGAAGTCGCGATCAAAGCTTGACATTCGTCGTCACCGGAAAAAAGGCCGCTATAATGGACGCTCGTCGTAAAATTCTGTCGCATTTTCAAAAG TCGAGCAAGCAGATCACCATACCGAAAGAGTATCATCGCTGGGTTTTGGGAAAGCAGGGCTCTCGTTTGAAGGAATTGGAACAGACCACTGGCACTAAGATTAACGTCCCGGGCATCGACCAGAACAGCGACATAATCTCTATTACTGGAACTAAGGAAGGTGTCGAAAAGGCCGAATATGAAATCAGACGTTGCTCAGAGGAACAA tccCGTAAAGCCGTCGAACGCATTTCTGTGCCAAAAATGTACCATCCATTCATCCTCGGCGCATACAATGAAACGGTCAATGCTATAACTGAAGAAACCGGCGCACGTGTCAATATTCCACCTCAGTCTGTGAAAAAGGATGAAATTTCCATCGACGGTGATAAAGAAGGTGTCGCACTTGCCAAAGCCAAAATTGAAGCAATCTACAAAGACAtg GAAAAGAAATGTAATTTCGTCAGCGTTGAAGTTCCAAAATCGCAACATAAATACGTAATCGGACCCAAAGGCTCTACTATTCAAGAGATCTTGAAAGAAACTGGAGTATCTGTTGAAATGCCACCTCCTTCATCTGAAATTGGAACGATCAATCTTAGAGGACCTTATGATAAATTGGGATTgg ctCTTACTAAAGTGTGCGCTAAGGCAAATTCGGTATGCTCAACAAACGTTCCAGCACCTGCTTGGATCAATAAGTATATTATTGGCAAAAAAGGTGCAAAAATCAAGAAGATCACTCAAGATTTTCCAAAg ATACACTTGGATTTCCCCGAAGGCGAAGACAACATTCAAATTGAAGGACCACCAGAAGAAGTTGAAAAGGTTAAAGTTGAACTGGATGCACTTGTCAAAAATCTTCAAGAAACCCTAACATTCGCTGAACTCAACGTAAATCAGAAATACTCAAAACATATCATTGGCAAAGCTGGCGCAAATG TAAATCGACTCAAAGATGAACATGGTGTAATTATAAACATAGGGGATAACAATAATATTAGAATAGAGGGAACTCATGAAGCCGTAGAAGCTGTTCAGCGAGAGTTGAAGGAAATGGTTAGTAAATTAGAAAACGAGCGTGAAAAAGACGTAATCATTGATCATCGCTATTTCAAAAGTCTAATCGGCACAAAGGGCGAAAACATCAAGGAAATCAGGGAAAAATTCAACAATCAAGTCCAGATCATGGTACCAAATCTCAGCGAGAAGCGGGACATAGTAAAACTGAGGGGTCCCAGTGACGACGTCGACCAGTGTTACAAGTACCTTTTGAAGATTGTCAAAGATTTAACAGAGTCAGCGTACGTCCAAGAGGTGCCGATCTTCAAACAATTCCACAAATTCGTCATTGGCAAGGGCGGTGGAAACATTCGCAAAATTCGCGACGAAACTCAAACTAAAATTGACCTGCCAGCCGAAGGAGACTTGAACGAATTCATTACCATCACCGGAAAGCGTGAAAATGTTGAGGAAGCAATCAAGCGAATCCAAACAATCAACAATGAACTCGCTAAAGTCGTCACCGAAGAAGTCGTCATTCCACCTAAGTTCTACAACTCGCTTATTGGTACCGGAGGTAAACTGATTCACTCGATTAAGGAAGAATGCGGAGGAGTGAGCATTAAATTCCCTCCACCCGAGAGCAAGAGCGATAAGGTTCAAATTCGAGGACCAGCTGAAGAAGTTGAACGCGCTAAACAGCAGCTTTTGGAATTGGCTTCAGAGAAACAACTCTCGTCTTATTCGTGTGAGGTGCGAGCTAATCCACAGCATCACAGATTCCTCATCGGAAAGAGTGGtgccaatattaaaaaattgcgTGAACAAACCGGAGCTCGTATCGTTTTCCCAAGTGAACAAGACACCGATAGGGAAGCCATCACTATCATcg GTCGCCAGGAAGCTGTGGAAGCTGCTCGCATTAAGCTCGAAGCCAGCATTAGGGACATCAATAATATCGTTGAAAGAGACACAGAAGTTGACACTAAACATCATCGTTATTTCGTTGCTCGCCGAGGTGAAGTTCTCAATAGAATTTCTGATGATTGTGGAGGAGTGCAAATTTCCTTCCCTAGACAAGGCGTCCAGTCTAACAAAGTGGTATTGAAAGGACCTAAAGATTGTATCGATGCAGCCATTCAACGTATCGCTGATGTCGTAGCCGATCTTGAAGCCCAG GTTACCGTTGAATGTGTCATTGCCCAAAAGTATCACCGCAACGTTATGGGTAGCAAGGGCTCTAAAGTTCAAGGTATTGCTGCCGAACATGATGTCCAAATTAAATTCCCCGATCGTGACACGTCTGAACGTCAACGTTTGCCCAACGGAGACGCTCAATTGAACGGTGGTATCGAAGCCGAAGCACCAGAAGTCGAACAACAAGATGATACTCCCAATCCATCAGACATTATTCGCATTCACGGCAAGCTTGAGAATTGTAATGCAGCTAGACAGGCCCTATTGGATCAG GTGCCGATCACTATTGACGTCAACGTACCGTACGAGCTGTACAATTGTATTCTCGGTCAAAAGCGCAGAGACGTTCGCGAGCTGATGAACCAGTATGACGTTTTCATTTCGCCTTCGCCGCCAGATCAGAAGTCAGATGTAGTCAag ATATCTGGTACACCTGCAAATGTTGAAAATGCTAAAAAAGCTATCGAGGAAAGGTGCCTCAGATCTTTCGAAGTCAAACTTACTGTAGATCCTGAATATCATCCAAAAGTCATCGGACGTGGTGGATCCATCATCACTAAGATTCGAAGCGATCACAATGTTCAAATCAATTTACCTAAAAAGGGTGATCCAGATGAGAATATCATCACGATTCATGGTCTTGAACAAGACGCAATTGCCGCCCGTGATGATATTATGAAAATCGTCAGTGATTTG ACTAATATGACTAAAGTTGAAGTGAAGATTGATGCTAGAGTACATTCTCGGCTTATCGGCGTCCGTGGTCGCAATATCCGCAAGATAGTTGAGCAATTCAAAGTCGACATACGATTCCCGAGGGGTACCGATGAGCCTGATCTTGTCACCATTATTGGTAGCGATGAAGATAAGATAACTGATGTGAAAGAACATCTCCTCTTATTGGAACAagaatat CTGCAAGATATATCTGAGGCTGAGATGTATAAACCAAAATCGACAACTGAAAATGTAGAGTCAAACAAAAAGGAAGAGAGTCCAGGTTTCGTGGTTACTGGAGCCTATTGGGAGCAAAGTGCCCCTGATACGGCGTCCACCCAAGAGTTTCCATCTATTCGTTCTAACACCGAACAGCCGCAAGGCCAAACATCCGCTTGGGTACAAGCTCCGGCATCTGTACCGGCTTGGGGTCTCAatcgttaa